From a single Sorghum bicolor cultivar BTx623 chromosome 5, Sorghum_bicolor_NCBIv3, whole genome shotgun sequence genomic region:
- the LOC8064811 gene encoding bisdemethoxycurcumin synthase: MGSSPHLATVLHDIHQRQRADGPAAMLGIGTANPTNCVLQDQFADWFFHVTKSDHLAESTAKMKKICERSGIKKRYFYHTEEIIGAHPELIDRVLPSLTTRLSIIADAAPKLAAEAASRAIADWGRPAADITHLVVATNSGANEPGADVRLAGLLGLRPTVRRTLLYLHGCSAGLAALRMAKDIAENNRGARVLVACTQAKILWFCPPNDAHLDLMVAMTMLADGAGAVVVGADDPANHIERPIFHMVSASQTTLPGTEQAVVDNLRENGLVDSHLSVEVPRLLRGSISKCLADSMAPLGLLTASDKGWNGFFWALHPGGRAILDSYEAALGLEPGKLAASRHVLSEYGNMMGTAIIFVLDEIRRRRRRHDDGKDCQWGVMSGLGPGLTIETIVLHATGSQDEN, from the exons ATGGGCAGCAGTCCCCATTTGGCCACTGTGTTGCATGACATCCACCAGAGACAGCGAGCAGATGGCCCCGCGGCCATGCTGGGCATCGGCACGGCAAACCCGACGAACTGCGTGCTACAAGACCAGTTCGCCGACTGGTTCTTTCACGTCACCAAGAGCGACCACCTCGCCGAGAGCACGGCCAAGATGAAGAAGATTT GTGAAAGATCAGGAATCAAGAAGCGTTATTTCTACCACACCGAGGAGATCATCGGCGCCCACCCAGAGTTGATCGACCGCGTGCTGCCATCGCTCACAACGAGGTTAAGTATCATCGCCGACGCTGCACCCAAGCTTGCCGCGGAGGCAGCATCAAGAGCGATCGCGGACTGGGGCCGTCCCGCGGCCGACATCACGCACCTCGTCGTCGCCACCAACTCCGGCGCCAACGAACCTGGCGCCGACGTGCGCCTAGCGGGGTTGCTTGGCCTCCGCCCGACCGTGCGCCGCACCCTGCTCTACCTGCACGGCTGCTCGGCTGGTCTCGCCGCGCTGCGCATGGCGAAGGACATCGCGGAGAATAACCGCGGCGCCCGCGTGCTCGTGGCCTGCACTCAGGCCAAGATCCTTTGGTTCTGCCCCCCGAACGACGCCCACCTCGATCTCATGGTCGCCATGAccatgctcgccgacggtgctGGCGCTGTCGTCGTCGGCGCCGACGACCCGGCAAACCACATCGAGCGCCCCATCTTCCACATGGTATCTGCCTCGCAGACAACACTGCCGGGCACTGAACAAGCAGTGGTAGATAATCTACGAGAGAACGGCCTCGTCGACAGTCACTTGTCCGTCGAGGTGCCCAGGCTTCTCCGAGGCAGCATAAGCAAGTGCTTAGCTGACTCCATGGCACCACTAGGCCTCTTGACCGCGAGCGACAAAGGCTGGAACGGGTTCTTCTGGGCGCTGCACCCAGGCGGCCGTGCGATCTTGGATAGCTACGAAGCCGCTCTCGGTCTGGAGCCGGGGAAGCTTGCGGCCAGCCGGCACGTGCTAAGTGAGTACGGCAACATGATGGGCACGGCGATCATCTTTGTTCTCGACGAgatacgccgccgccgccgccggcacgaTGATGGGAAGGATTGCCAGTGGGGTGTCATGTCGGGGCTCGGCCCTGGACTCACAATCGAGACAATTGTGTTGCATGCCACCGGCAGCCAGGACGAAAACTAA